Proteins found in one Nostoc sp. NIES-3756 genomic segment:
- a CDS encoding FG-GAP repeat domain-containing protein, which produces MTQTGFFSAKKDDSLNASFYKSKSLVADSLISQIDLTDNSSNSLVRSSSPLDVALDIPGLSVNPNPNPYLTSAAVVPDFNGDGKADKVWVNTQTGEIRLRLMDGTVTQQEASLGQYDLSTWTYDIADFNSDGKTDFLLRNNATGENAVALMDGTNVSNFVYLETVDPGWDAKIGDFNGDRKTDIFWNNAQTGQNAVWLMDGTTVTSANVLDPTTPGLTASIVDFDGNGKSDIFWRDTTTGENFTWFMDGAQATKYDLQTKDSSWTYTLGDFNGDFRTDLLWRNTATGENAIWTMNGIFVTEGALNTLSSDWAASIADFNGDGKTDILWHNTTTGENTAWLMDGTSVSSEAFLQSNGAGSRAYIGDYNGDGKSDIYWRDQTTGTDTIWTMDGTLATETPVADALTPEWYTG; this is translated from the coding sequence ATGACACAAACAGGATTCTTTTCTGCGAAAAAAGATGATTCACTCAACGCATCTTTTTATAAATCCAAATCTTTAGTTGCGGATTCTTTGATATCTCAAATTGATCTTACAGACAATTCATCTAACTCGCTTGTTAGAAGTTCCTCACCACTAGATGTAGCATTAGATATTCCAGGTCTGAGTGTTAATCCAAACCCAAATCCTTACTTAACTAGTGCAGCTGTTGTTCCTGATTTCAACGGTGATGGTAAGGCAGATAAAGTTTGGGTGAATACTCAAACAGGTGAAATTAGACTGAGATTGATGGATGGAACAGTTACTCAACAAGAAGCTTCTCTCGGTCAATATGACTTAAGCACTTGGACTTATGACATTGCCGACTTTAATAGCGATGGTAAGACAGACTTCCTGTTGCGTAATAATGCCACAGGTGAGAATGCTGTTGCTTTAATGGATGGAACCAACGTTTCTAACTTTGTTTATTTAGAAACTGTTGATCCAGGTTGGGATGCTAAGATCGGTGACTTCAACGGCGATCGCAAAACTGACATCTTCTGGAATAATGCTCAAACAGGTCAAAATGCTGTTTGGCTAATGGATGGAACCACCGTTACCAGTGCTAATGTTCTAGATCCTACCACCCCAGGCTTAACTGCCAGCATTGTTGATTTTGACGGTAACGGTAAGAGTGACATCTTCTGGAGAGATACAACCACAGGTGAAAACTTCACTTGGTTCATGGATGGCGCACAAGCTACCAAGTACGACCTCCAAACAAAAGACTCATCTTGGACTTATACCCTTGGTGATTTCAACGGAGATTTCAGAACTGATCTTCTCTGGCGCAACACCGCGACTGGTGAAAACGCTATTTGGACAATGAATGGTATCTTCGTTACCGAAGGTGCTTTGAATACTCTAAGTTCTGACTGGGCAGCTAGCATTGCTGACTTCAACGGTGATGGTAAGACTGATATCTTATGGCACAATACCACAACCGGCGAGAATACTGCTTGGTTAATGGATGGTACATCAGTTAGCAGTGAAGCCTTCCTACAAAGCAATGGCGCTGGTTCCAGAGCCTACATTGGCGATTACAACGGCGATGGCAAGTCTGACATCTACTGGCGTGATCAGACAACAGGTACAGACACAATCTGGACTATGGATGGAACTCTAGCTACTGAAACTCCTGTGGCTGATGCTCTGACTCCAGAGTGGTACACAGGCTAA